Proteins encoded by one window of Salmonirosea aquatica:
- a CDS encoding CCA tRNA nucleotidyltransferase, producing the protein MNLQDKINTFPIFGKIAEAARREGVEAYVIGGFVRDLLLKRTSKDIDIVCVGSGIALAERLAASLGPDCHVAIYKNFGTAQIRSGELEIEFVGARKESYRAESRKPIVEDGTLEDDQNRRDFTINALGISLNEADYGELIDPFEGVRDLRMRMLRTPLEPSITFSDDPLRMMRAIRFASQLNFDIEPDTYEAISRMKDRIEIVSMERISDELNKIILSKVPSYGFKLLYQSGLLEKIFPEMIALHGVEIIEGRGHKDNFYHTLQVLDNLSEYSDDLWLRWAAILHDIAKPATKRYDKKAGWTFHNHEEIGARMVPSIFRRMKLPLNEKMRFVKKLVRLHLRPIVLSREEITDSAMRRLLVEAGDDLEALMKLCRADITSKNPEKVKRYLRNFDIVEQRLIELEEKDKLRNFQPVITGEIIMQTFDLKPSREVGLIKESIREAILEGIIANEYEPAYAFMVEEGKKIGLTVKQG; encoded by the coding sequence ATGAATTTGCAGGATAAAATTAACACGTTTCCCATTTTTGGAAAAATTGCCGAAGCAGCCCGCCGGGAAGGCGTTGAAGCTTATGTGATTGGCGGCTTCGTTCGTGACCTTTTGCTCAAGCGGACCAGTAAGGATATCGACATCGTCTGCGTGGGCAGCGGCATTGCGCTGGCCGAGCGGCTGGCCGCGTCGCTGGGGCCCGATTGTCACGTGGCTATTTATAAAAATTTTGGTACCGCCCAGATCCGTAGCGGCGAGTTGGAAATCGAATTTGTGGGGGCCCGGAAAGAGTCCTACCGCGCCGAATCGCGCAAACCGATTGTAGAGGATGGTACCCTGGAAGACGATCAGAATCGCCGGGATTTTACGATCAACGCTCTCGGTATCAGTCTGAACGAAGCCGACTATGGCGAACTGATCGATCCCTTCGAGGGCGTGCGTGACCTGCGGATGCGGATGCTGCGGACGCCCCTTGAACCTTCCATTACCTTCTCCGACGATCCGTTGCGCATGATGCGCGCCATTCGGTTTGCGTCACAACTGAACTTCGACATCGAGCCGGATACCTACGAAGCGATCAGCCGCATGAAAGACCGCATCGAAATCGTATCCATGGAACGCATCAGCGATGAGTTGAATAAGATTATTCTCTCTAAGGTACCCTCGTACGGTTTTAAGTTATTGTACCAAAGCGGTTTGCTTGAAAAAATATTCCCCGAAATGATTGCCCTGCACGGAGTGGAAATCATCGAAGGGCGTGGCCACAAGGACAATTTTTACCATACGTTGCAGGTACTGGATAACCTCAGTGAATATTCTGATGACTTGTGGCTCCGCTGGGCGGCCATTCTGCACGACATCGCCAAACCCGCCACCAAGCGTTACGATAAAAAGGCGGGCTGGACATTCCACAATCACGAGGAAATCGGCGCGCGCATGGTACCTTCCATTTTCCGCCGGATGAAGTTGCCGCTCAACGAAAAGATGCGGTTTGTAAAAAAACTCGTGCGCCTGCACCTGCGGCCCATCGTGTTGTCGCGCGAGGAAATCACCGACTCGGCCATGCGCCGCCTGCTGGTAGAAGCCGGCGACGATCTGGAAGCCCTGATGAAGCTGTGCCGAGCCGATATTACTTCCAAGAACCCCGAGAAAGTAAAGAGGTACCTCCGCAATTTTGATATTGTAGAACAGCGGCTGATCGAATTGGAGGAAAAGGATAAATTGCGCAATTTCCAACCTGTCATTACCGGCGAAATCATCATGCAAACCTTTGATTTGAAACCTTCCCGCGAGGTAGGTCTGATAAAAGAAAGCATCCGCGAAGCCATTCTGGAAGGCATTATTGCCAACGAGTACGAACCTGCCTATGCCTTTATGGTGGAGGAAGGTAAGAAGATTGGGTTAACGGTAAAACAGGGTTAA
- a CDS encoding PQQ-dependent sugar dehydrogenase, producing MAAVSPGEELFATHCASCHGLEAAGIGPRLGGITKVWSEKELLAFIQNPAKVIEAGNARAKAQFEKYKLVMPAFDYLKPEEIRSIITYIAQETNAKNIEPLTITATDPNTETVRYAPLIQPSKLRIELEDFVTIPASSDKLPRTRIATMRAHPSGDGTLYVSDQNGLIYRLDQGQAGTFLDVRPVIDNFVATPGLGTGLGSFAFHPDYLNNGLIYITYTEKPLRKPADYSYADSVKVALQWVVSEWKIKDVTSPVFEGTRRELLRINVPNVVHGTQDIGFVPGLKKGDPDYGMLYIGTGDGGSTISKHPELPHNLRSLLGTIIRIDPLGNNSPNGKYGIPSDNPFFNNPDPKVRKEIWAYGFRNPHRLAWWESPQGMKLLATEVGEGAVEEINLIEKGQDYGWNVREGDYAINYKTLDTVTPVPAGEVGTYRPPFAQYDHTDGNAISGGYVYEGPLEALKDKYIFSDIIRGRLWYLDLSQGLTDHTIHEFFVQQKGTPVTMKELSPTPRLDLRISYDPFKKEMYLMTKGDGKIRKIVKAYLEE from the coding sequence GTGGCCGCGGTATCGCCCGGCGAGGAATTGTTTGCCACCCACTGTGCCTCCTGCCATGGTCTGGAGGCCGCGGGCATTGGCCCCCGACTGGGTGGGATTACCAAAGTATGGTCGGAGAAAGAATTGCTGGCTTTTATTCAAAATCCCGCGAAAGTCATCGAAGCTGGCAATGCCCGGGCTAAAGCGCAGTTTGAAAAATACAAACTGGTGATGCCTGCCTTCGACTACCTGAAACCGGAAGAAATCCGCTCGATCATTACCTACATTGCCCAGGAAACGAATGCTAAAAACATTGAACCTCTGACGATTACGGCGACAGACCCAAACACCGAAACGGTACGCTATGCACCCCTGATTCAGCCCAGTAAATTGCGGATCGAGCTGGAAGACTTTGTTACTATTCCCGCTTCCAGCGACAAACTGCCCCGTACCCGCATTGCCACCATGCGCGCTCATCCTTCCGGTGACGGTACCCTCTACGTCAGCGATCAGAATGGACTGATCTACCGCCTTGATCAGGGACAGGCTGGTACCTTCCTTGATGTCCGGCCTGTGATTGATAACTTCGTGGCTACGCCCGGGCTGGGTACGGGGCTGGGCAGCTTTGCCTTTCACCCCGATTACCTGAACAACGGGTTGATTTATATTACTTACACCGAGAAACCCCTGAGAAAACCGGCGGATTACTCCTACGCCGATTCGGTCAAGGTAGCCCTGCAATGGGTGGTGTCCGAATGGAAAATAAAGGATGTTACGAGTCCGGTATTCGAAGGTACCAGGCGCGAACTGCTACGGATCAATGTACCTAATGTGGTGCACGGTACCCAGGACATCGGTTTTGTACCGGGTTTGAAAAAGGGCGACCCCGATTACGGAATGCTCTACATCGGCACGGGCGATGGTGGCTCCACGATTAGTAAACATCCCGAACTCCCGCACAACCTGCGCTCACTGCTGGGCACCATCATCCGCATCGATCCTTTGGGAAACAATAGTCCGAACGGAAAGTATGGAATCCCGTCGGACAATCCTTTTTTCAATAATCCCGACCCGAAAGTACGGAAGGAAATCTGGGCTTATGGTTTCCGCAATCCGCACCGCCTGGCGTGGTGGGAGTCACCGCAGGGCATGAAGTTGCTGGCTACCGAAGTAGGTGAAGGCGCGGTGGAAGAGATTAATTTGATCGAAAAAGGGCAAGATTACGGCTGGAACGTGCGAGAAGGCGACTACGCCATCAACTACAAAACGCTGGATACGGTGACACCCGTACCCGCCGGAGAAGTGGGTACCTACCGGCCTCCTTTTGCGCAATACGACCACACCGACGGCAATGCCATCAGCGGTGGGTACGTCTACGAAGGGCCATTAGAAGCTTTAAAAGACAAGTACATTTTCAGCGATATTATCCGGGGTAGGTTGTGGTACCTTGACCTGAGCCAGGGCTTGACCGACCACACGATTCACGAATTTTTCGTGCAGCAGAAAGGTACCCCCGTCACCATGAAGGAGCTCTCCCCCACTCCGCGCCTCGACCTGCGGATTTCCTACGATCCCTTCAAAAAGGAAATGTACCTGATGACAAAAGGCGATGGGAAAATCAGGAAGATTGTGAAGGCGTATTTGGAGGAATAG
- a CDS encoding DUF2851 family protein produces the protein MNEDFLSFVWRYQYFDATNLRTESDEQVQILRTGQLNTDAGPDFADARILLDGMEWVGSVELHVKSSDWDVHQHPSDAAYESVILHVVWDDDRPVKREDGTLIPTLTLNQRVKPAVRERYERLLESKEEIPCAPQFREVPRLQKIAMLDRVLLERLDAKAARVTALWEQNQRDWEETTYQWLAQYFGFKLNTPAFLRLAQIVPLKVLQKHRTSGLQIEALLFGTAGLLPEHQEDEYVKNLRKEYQFLSAKYGLQSRQMGTHEWKFLRLRPAGFPTVRLAQWAVLLQREAGLFASLTAVEDVTDLRQMFRVSQSNYWKKHYQFGKQSAAEVPALGKDAADLLIINAAVPLLVAYARQRDQSTYLDRAIRWLEQLSAEKNHILRAWASLGMRVTTASDSQALIEWHNQYCTRKGCLECTVGAFLVRPV, from the coding sequence ATGAACGAAGATTTCCTGAGTTTTGTGTGGCGTTACCAGTACTTTGATGCCACGAACCTCCGCACCGAATCGGACGAGCAGGTACAGATTCTGCGCACCGGTCAGCTGAATACGGATGCCGGGCCGGATTTCGCCGACGCCCGCATTTTGCTGGACGGGATGGAATGGGTAGGTTCCGTGGAGCTGCACGTGAAATCATCGGATTGGGACGTGCACCAGCACCCGTCCGATGCCGCCTACGAAAGCGTCATCCTGCACGTGGTTTGGGATGACGACCGCCCCGTGAAAAGGGAGGATGGTACCCTGATTCCGACGCTCACCCTTAACCAACGCGTGAAACCTGCCGTGCGCGAACGCTACGAGCGGTTGCTGGAAAGTAAGGAAGAAATTCCCTGCGCGCCGCAGTTTCGGGAGGTACCCCGCCTGCAAAAAATCGCCATGCTGGATCGCGTTCTGTTAGAACGCCTCGACGCCAAAGCCGCCCGCGTGACGGCGCTCTGGGAACAGAACCAGCGCGATTGGGAAGAGACCACCTACCAATGGCTGGCGCAGTATTTTGGGTTCAAGCTTAACACCCCGGCTTTCCTGCGACTGGCGCAAATTGTCCCGTTGAAGGTACTGCAAAAACACCGCACTTCGGGCCTACAGATCGAAGCCCTGCTTTTCGGGACAGCGGGTTTGCTGCCTGAACATCAGGAAGACGAATACGTAAAAAACCTGCGGAAAGAGTATCAGTTTTTGTCAGCCAAGTATGGCTTGCAATCCCGGCAAATGGGTACCCACGAATGGAAGTTTCTGCGTCTGCGTCCGGCGGGCTTTCCCACGGTTCGCCTGGCGCAGTGGGCCGTGCTGCTCCAACGGGAAGCGGGACTGTTTGCTTCCCTAACGGCGGTCGAGGACGTGACTGACTTGCGGCAAATGTTTCGCGTGAGCCAAAGTAATTACTGGAAAAAACACTACCAATTCGGTAAGCAATCGGCGGCTGAGGTACCTGCACTGGGCAAAGACGCCGCCGATTTACTAATCATCAATGCGGCCGTTCCGCTCCTGGTCGCCTACGCCCGGCAACGCGACCAGTCAACCTACCTGGATCGGGCAATCCGGTGGCTAGAGCAACTATCTGCCGAAAAGAACCACATTTTGCGCGCCTGGGCAAGTCTGGGTATGCGGGTCACGACCGCCTCTGATTCACAGGCGCTCATAGAATGGCACAACCAGTATTGCACCCGGAAAGGCTGCCTGGAATGTACAGTAGGTGCGTTTCTGGTACGTCCGGTGTAG
- the mtgA gene encoding monofunctional biosynthetic peptidoglycan transglycosylase, whose translation MVRVVFSFLLKFTLYFLLISVVWVIVLKFVPVWITPHMIGRKIEASSAGEKTKLYKDWESYDNISKEAALAVVASEDQQFPTHWGFDFDEIQDAMTEKRKRTRGASTISQQTAKNVFLWHGRSYIRKALEVYFTLLIELFWGKERILEVYLNVAETGPMTFGVEAAAQRFYGKSAKNLTRSEAARIAAVLPNPIRFSIKNPSSYVLGRTSKISRQMRALGGQKYLAGL comes from the coding sequence ATGGTCCGCGTTGTTTTTTCCTTCCTTCTCAAATTTACGCTCTACTTCTTACTTATTTCCGTGGTATGGGTTATCGTGTTGAAATTTGTTCCGGTATGGATCACCCCGCACATGATTGGTCGGAAAATCGAAGCCTCCAGTGCGGGAGAGAAAACCAAACTCTATAAGGACTGGGAGTCGTACGACAATATTTCCAAAGAAGCCGCTCTGGCCGTAGTTGCCTCCGAAGACCAGCAGTTTCCTACCCACTGGGGTTTTGATTTTGACGAAATTCAGGATGCCATGACCGAGAAACGCAAGCGGACGCGGGGCGCCAGTACCATCTCGCAGCAAACGGCCAAAAACGTGTTTTTGTGGCACGGCCGCAGCTACATCCGCAAGGCGCTGGAAGTGTATTTTACATTATTGATCGAATTATTCTGGGGCAAAGAACGAATTCTGGAGGTATACCTCAACGTAGCCGAAACCGGACCTATGACCTTCGGCGTGGAAGCCGCTGCGCAACGCTTTTATGGAAAGTCCGCCAAAAATCTGACTCGCTCCGAAGCCGCCCGCATCGCGGCGGTGCTACCTAATCCCATCCGATTTTCCATCAAGAATCCTTCCTCCTACGTCCTGGGGCGAACCAGTAAAATATCCCGGCAAATGCGTGCGCTGGGCGGGCAAAAGTACCTGGCGGGGTTGTGA